Sequence from the Xenorhabdus nematophila ATCC 19061 genome:
AACCGATAGGCCATGTAATTGGGCTACACGCGATCTTCAGCTCATTTTCCACTTCATCCATCAGCTCCATCGGATCGCGGATATCACGGTCAAGCTTGTTCATGAATGTCAGGATCGGCGTATCACGCAGACGGGTAACTTCCATCAGCTTACGGGTACGATCTTCAACCCCTTTTGCAGCATCAATGACCATCAAACAACAGTCAACGGCAGTTAAGGTACGGTAAGTATCTTCGGAGAAGTCTTCATGTCCCGGGGTATCCAATAAGTTAACCAGACAATCACCATACGGAAACTGCATCACAGACGTGGTAATCGAAATACCGCGCTGTTTTTCCATTTCCATCCAGTCTGATTTAGCATGTTGGTTAGAGCCGCGACCTTTTACCGTTCCCGCTTTCTGGATTGCCTGTCCGAACAGTAATACTTTTTCGGTAATAGTGGTTTTACCCGCATCGGGGTGAGAAATTATTGCAAAGGTACGCCGTTTAGCGACTTCTTGCAGAAATAGGGAATTTGACATCAATGGAATCTTCTAGTTTGTACACGGATTGATACCGTCTGGGAAACTTCCAGCAGACTCTTCGTTTTCAAATCCGTCAATGTTAATTGTGATTGGCGCTTATTTTCGCTGAACTTGGGGCTATAAACAATCAATGATTATCGGGCTATGGGTTATAAATCAACCTAAACAAAATCAAACAGAGTGAACATTAAATCATACTCATGAATTAATACGATATTGAATTTGTTTAATAGCTTCTATCAACTCGTCAAAAGAGGGAGCTATACCGTATATCATTTCCGCAGATATCATGTTTTGGTAATCAGCTTTGAGCGCTGACAGTACTTCATTATTTGGTAACAACGACAATCGTCCAACTAAACATTCTTCATATCCGGCATAACTTGCATTGAAAAAAACAGATTTATGTCTGATGACATCTTCAAGAAGCTCACGATCAGCGATCGCTCTATGGCCTATCTCATGCTGGGATAACATCACTAGATCATACCAGTGTCTTGAAAGGCGATCGGCATTCTCTTTGAGACCACGACGACACTCCACATGAATTAACGTCGCTTTTTCCCAAAAGGTACGTTCAGGAGACAAAACAACAACTTGGCCAGAGGGAAATTCAAGCTCAGGGACGAGATCCGATAGATAAGGTCTAATAATATGAAGTTCATTCGGATCAATAACATTGCGTCCCCCTAATTCGATCAGAACTTCACTCTTTAAATATTCATCAGACTCTTCTGTAACCGATGGATAGCTCACCCAAATTTTTTCACCCGACTCATCAATTCGAATTGAGTGTAATTCAGAGAATGAAAGATCATTTAATTCAGATTGAATATGAGGAACGATCATTTCATTTGCATACTGATGAACACGCTGCTTGAGATGTTCGCTCAACTTTTTTATCTGATTTTTACTATAACTACCAGAAAGAGGATCGATACCATTCAATAGATACCGATAATCCAAGGTGATATCAATATCTTCAGAGAACCGATTGATAACATTGAAAACTTTTGATAGCGAAGTTCCTCCCTTAAAAGCCATTGGAGGTGCTTCAGGTAAGCTAAATAGATATATGGACACCGACTTAATTCAAGTGGGTGAGTAAATTTTTTTGACAATGTAGTCGCAAACATATATTCGGCTTCAGTAAGCCCTGATGAAAATCCGCACTCTCTGTCCTCATTAATTCAACAGTCTCGATAGACTGATCGGGTTACCAGGTTCACAGAGAATCAGTACTACCTGTCAATTACATCAAATTATGGACTTTTGCTACATAGAGAGTGACTTATCGCACTTCATAACTCGATTGTTGGTTGACCAGTGCCCACGCGATTCGGGCATTTTTATTCGCCAGTGCCACGGCCGCTTTAGTGATCCCGCTGCGGGCTATCACGCCTTTTAACCAGCGTTGTAAGCCATTACATTGTTCATCGGGGAGTTTTTGCACCCGATAAGCCACTGAACGGGCACCATGGATCAGTATTCCCCGTAAATAGCCATCGCCGCGTTTCGTGATACCCAGCAAGAATTGCTCTTTCAGCATGTCAACATTCAGCAAATGTCCTAAGTTGTTGAACACCCGCTGCTTGTTATCTGCTGATTTCTTGCTTATACGCTCAAGTTTTGTTAACCATGATACTCCGTCGTTGCTGTGTACGGTCATTGTTGCCCTCTCACGTTCGATCTGTCTGCCCGCCCTTCGCTCCGCGATCATTACTCGTTTCATCACTACTATGACTGGCTCCGACTTCCTGATACCCATTTCTCAGGCCTTGTGTTTTGGCACTTGTGCCCGAAATACTCATTTCCTTGAGAAGTATCAGGATCTCCTGGGTTCCACACTGTTCTCTACAAGCTCGCCGACGCCTGCGGCGCCGGTGTGTGCTTCTGGCTGGGAAATTCACCAGTATGACCATTCAGACGCTGTTGCCTGCTAGCTGGACAAAACTATCGGCACACACAACTTAATGAATTTCGGCGCTATCACGTTCACCTGTTGGTTTCGGCTCGAATGTTTCGCTGTCTACGCTTCATCTCCCTTGTTACCGCCGGAAATGCAAGACTCGCTACGTAGTGTTCTGGCTAATCCCTTTCTACGACGGGACTTTCACCCGCAAAATCAGTACAGCTTTGCCCAGCGCACGGTCCATTTCATTATTTAAATCATCTTGAATGACTATCAATTAGAGCGTGTTGACCTTTGTTGTACATATTTCAATCGACCCACATAGGGAGCCACATGATTGAAAATGCCAAAGCAACGAGACTTTCATAATTTCTTGCTAATTTGTCATACCGAGTAGCTACTGCTCGGTATTTCTTGATTTTCAGGAAGGCATTTTCAACTAAATGACGGTATCGATATAAACACCAATCAATATCGTCATTACCTTGTTTGCTATTCTCTTTTCCTGGTATTACGTGTCGAGCTTTACGGTTTTTAATCAAATCTCGTAAGGCTTGACTATCATAACCTTTATCAGCTACAACCACTTCTGCTTCAGGTGAGGATAATACCAAGGATTCGGCGTCGCTAACGTCATGGAGCTGTCCCCCTGACAAGTCAAAATGAACAGGAAGACCACCACTATCTACGGCTAAATGTATTTTAGTCGAGTTACCACCTCGACTTTTACCTATCGCTTGCTCGCATGGCGCTTTAACACAGGCGCAATCTTGATGGGTTTTCACAATACTTGCATCAATAAATAGCCATTGAGGGTCATTGAAGCGAGAAAGAAACTGGAAAATTGCAGTCATCACGCCTTTCTTTGACCATAGATTAAAGCGTCTGAATACCGTGTTCCAATCGCCAAATTCACGCGGTAAATCTCGCCATGGAATACCTGTTCTCATCCGAAACAACATTCCTTCAAGCGTCATTCTATGTTCGGACTTGTTATAAATACGTCCTGTTAGATGCATGATCCTTGATAGCAATTTCCAGCTATCATCTGTTAACATTAGTCTTGGTATTTGGGGGGAGTTGTTTTGATTTTTGGCGAAACCATTATAACAGCCCCATTTGCTGCTTGCTTTTTATACCGAAAACATCAACACGCTCTAGTTTTAATAACAATTAAAAATTATAAGGATTGTTGGTGAATGGATTATTTCGCAAAGAGGCTATTTCTTATCGTGAAAACTCTTGGATTGGCAGGCATACCCTTAA
This genomic interval carries:
- a CDS encoding nucleotidyl transferase AbiEii/AbiGii toxin family protein encodes the protein MSIYLFSLPEAPPMAFKGGTSLSKVFNVINRFSEDIDITLDYRYLLNGIDPLSGSYSKNQIKKLSEHLKQRVHQYANEMIVPHIQSELNDLSFSELHSIRIDESGEKIWVSYPSVTEESDEYLKSEVLIELGGRNVIDPNELHIIRPYLSDLVPELEFPSGQVVVLSPERTFWEKATLIHVECRRGLKENADRLSRHWYDLVMLSQHEIGHRAIADRELLEDVIRHKSVFFNASYAGYEECLVGRLSLLPNNEVLSALKADYQNMISAEMIYGIAPSFDELIEAIKQIQYRINS
- a CDS encoding IS5 family transposase, which codes for MPRLMLTDDSWKLLSRIMHLTGRIYNKSEHRMTLEGMLFRMRTGIPWRDLPREFGDWNTVFRRFNLWSKKGVMTAIFQFLSRFNDPQWLFIDASIVKTHQDCACVKAPCEQAIGKSRGGNSTKIHLAVDSGGLPVHFDLSGGQLHDVSDAESLVLSSPEAEVVVADKGYDSQALRDLIKNRKARHVIPGKENSKQGNDDIDWCLYRYRHLVENAFLKIKKYRAVATRYDKLARNYESLVALAFSIMWLPMWVD